One segment of Bradyrhizobium sp. CB2312 DNA contains the following:
- a CDS encoding PotD/PotF family extracellular solute-binding protein translates to MTETTKKGFSRRSLLKGTAGLAGLAAGSGVITGFPYVHSAEPKVLRYLGTAVNEGDDISKQCLKDTGIKIEYITATTDDVTKRVMTQPNSFDVLDTEYFSLKKIVPSGNILALDAKKIKEFDNITPVFTKGETPGGKKIGGQGTAPWKVLYLEGKDSKKFATSATEFVTLIPTVYNADTLGIRPDLIKRPISSWSELLNPEFKGKASILNIPSIGIMDAAMVVEASGKYKYADKGNMTKEEIDLTMKVMTEAKKAGQFRAFWKDFNESVNLMASGETVIQSMWSPAVTKVRSMGIACTFQPLKEGYRSWASGFCVSKGVSGAKLDWAYEFVNWFLSGYAGAYLNRQGYYSAVLSTAKAHMEPYEWAYWMEGKPAEKDIKAPDGSLLEKAGAVRDGGSYEDRMGAVACWNAVMDENDYMVRKWNEFIAA, encoded by the coding sequence ATGACCGAGACGACCAAGAAGGGTTTTAGCCGCCGCTCGCTGCTCAAGGGCACCGCCGGTCTCGCCGGCCTTGCCGCCGGCTCCGGCGTGATCACCGGCTTTCCCTATGTGCACTCGGCCGAGCCGAAGGTGCTGCGCTATCTCGGCACCGCCGTGAACGAGGGCGACGACATCTCCAAGCAGTGCCTGAAGGACACCGGCATCAAGATCGAATACATCACCGCGACCACCGACGACGTCACCAAGCGCGTGATGACCCAGCCGAACTCCTTCGACGTGCTGGATACTGAATATTTCTCGCTGAAGAAGATCGTGCCGTCGGGCAACATCCTTGCGCTCGACGCAAAGAAGATCAAGGAATTCGACAACATCACCCCGGTCTTCACCAAGGGCGAGACGCCCGGCGGCAAGAAGATCGGCGGCCAGGGCACCGCGCCCTGGAAGGTGCTCTATCTCGAAGGCAAGGACTCCAAGAAGTTCGCGACCTCGGCGACCGAATTCGTCACGCTGATCCCGACCGTCTACAACGCCGACACGCTCGGCATCCGTCCCGATTTGATCAAGCGGCCGATCAGCTCGTGGTCCGAGCTGCTCAATCCCGAGTTCAAGGGCAAGGCCTCGATCCTCAACATCCCCTCGATCGGCATCATGGATGCCGCGATGGTCGTGGAAGCCAGCGGCAAATACAAATATGCCGACAAGGGCAACATGACCAAGGAAGAGATCGATCTCACCATGAAGGTGATGACCGAGGCCAAGAAGGCCGGCCAGTTCCGCGCGTTCTGGAAGGATTTCAACGAGAGCGTCAACCTGATGGCGTCGGGTGAGACCGTCATTCAATCGATGTGGTCGCCGGCGGTGACGAAGGTGCGCTCGATGGGGATCGCCTGCACCTTCCAGCCGTTGAAGGAAGGCTATCGCTCCTGGGCTTCGGGCTTCTGCGTGTCGAAGGGCGTGTCGGGCGCGAAGCTCGACTGGGCCTATGAGTTCGTGAACTGGTTCCTGTCCGGCTATGCCGGCGCCTATCTCAACCGCCAGGGCTACTACTCCGCCGTGCTCTCCACCGCGAAGGCCCACATGGAGCCCTATGAGTGGGCGTACTGGATGGAAGGCAAGCCGGCCGAGAAGGACATCAAGGCGCCCGACGGCTCGCTGCTCGAGAAGGCCGGCGCGGTGCGCGACGGCGGCTCCTACGAGGACCGCATGGGCGCGGTCGCGTGCTGGAACGCGGTGATGGACGAGAACGACTACATGGTCCGCAAGTGGAACGAGTTCATCGCGGCGTGA
- a CDS encoding ABC transporter permease, which yields MKEGRPRSFYVLAIFFAAYVLFLYGPMIAIYVLSFQGPQGGLTFPMNGVSTFWLAKLFEGTGIVDLGAAFRRSLLLGLVVMAVTVVLSVAAGTAFRRKFKAQSILFYSAIASLIVPSIITSLGISLEFRIIDDLIKAHWNENFETSMGLLTSGLGAHLTWTLPFGLLIMFAIFNRFDPRLEEAARDLGATPWQTFRYVVLPIILPSVIGIGLFGFTLSWDELARSSQAIGPVNTLPLDLQGLTTTVTKPDIYALGTVISAVSFAVITLALGTIHMLNKRQAAKGSDAGKGLV from the coding sequence ATGAAGGAAGGACGCCCGCGCAGCTTCTACGTGCTCGCGATCTTCTTCGCGGCCTATGTGCTGTTCCTCTACGGCCCGATGATCGCGATCTACGTGCTGTCGTTCCAGGGGCCGCAGGGCGGACTCACCTTTCCGATGAACGGCGTCTCCACCTTCTGGCTGGCAAAGCTGTTCGAGGGGACCGGCATCGTCGATCTCGGCGCCGCCTTCCGCCGCTCGCTGCTGCTCGGCCTCGTGGTGATGGCCGTCACCGTCGTGCTCTCGGTCGCCGCCGGCACGGCGTTCCGCAGGAAATTCAAGGCACAGAGCATCCTGTTCTACTCGGCGATCGCAAGCCTCATCGTGCCCTCGATCATCACCTCACTCGGCATCTCGCTGGAATTCCGCATCATCGACGATCTGATCAAGGCGCATTGGAACGAGAATTTCGAAACCTCGATGGGCCTGCTTACCTCGGGCCTGGGCGCGCACCTGACCTGGACGCTGCCATTCGGCCTGCTCATCATGTTCGCGATCTTCAACCGCTTCGACCCGCGCCTCGAGGAAGCCGCGCGCGATCTCGGCGCGACGCCGTGGCAGACCTTCCGCTACGTCGTGCTGCCGATCATCCTGCCGTCGGTGATCGGCATCGGCCTGTTCGGCTTCACGCTGTCCTGGGACGAACTCGCCCGCTCCAGCCAGGCGATCGGCCCGGTGAACACGCTGCCGCTCGATCTGCAGGGCCTCACCACCACCGTGACCAAGCCCGACATCTACGCGCTCGGCACCGTGATCTCGGCGGTGTCGTTCGCGGTGATCACGCTTGCGCTCGGCACCATCCACATGCTCAACAAGCGGCAGGCGGCCAAGGGCTCGGACGCCGGCAAGGGACTTGTCTGA
- a CDS encoding ABC transporter permease, translating into MDMSEEVLQQASPGLIPGSGTARAAKPTRLSPSFISWLQAGPMMLVFLAFFLIPLVFVVIVSFWDYNEYQLLPAFSVRGYTDTFEGCIAQLPDLCTIGKTYLKTLKLCFLVWAITLFIGFWVAYFLAFHVKSKTWQMGLSLLCTIPFWTSNVIRMIAWIPLLGRNGLVNSGLMKTGLVNQPVEWLLFSEFSVVLALVHLFTFFMVVPIFNSMIRIDKSLIEAAYDAGATGLQTLVNVIIPLAKPGIVIGSIFVITIVMGDFITIGVMGGQQIAAAGKIIETRLNALQFPAAAANAVILLAITFLIITMMSRIVDIRKEL; encoded by the coding sequence ATGGACATGTCGGAAGAAGTCCTGCAACAGGCATCCCCGGGCTTGATCCCGGGGTCGGGCACAGCGCGCGCCGCGAAGCCGACGCGCCTGTCGCCCTCCTTCATCTCCTGGCTCCAGGCCGGGCCGATGATGCTGGTGTTTCTAGCCTTCTTCCTCATTCCGCTCGTCTTCGTCGTCATCGTCTCGTTCTGGGACTACAACGAATACCAGCTCCTGCCGGCTTTCTCCGTCCGCGGCTACACCGATACGTTCGAAGGCTGCATCGCGCAGCTCCCCGATCTCTGCACCATCGGCAAGACCTATCTGAAGACGCTCAAGCTGTGCTTCCTGGTGTGGGCGATCACGCTCTTCATCGGATTCTGGGTCGCCTACTTCCTCGCCTTCCACGTCAAGTCCAAGACCTGGCAGATGGGATTGTCGCTGCTCTGCACGATCCCGTTCTGGACCTCCAACGTGATCCGCATGATCGCCTGGATCCCGCTGCTCGGACGCAACGGCCTCGTCAACTCCGGCCTGATGAAGACCGGCCTGGTCAACCAGCCCGTGGAATGGCTGCTGTTCTCCGAATTCTCCGTGGTGCTGGCCTTGGTGCACCTCTTCACCTTTTTCATGGTGGTGCCGATCTTCAATTCGATGATCCGCATCGACAAGTCGCTGATCGAGGCCGCCTATGATGCCGGCGCCACCGGATTACAGACGCTGGTCAACGTCATCATTCCACTGGCAAAACCCGGCATCGTGATCGGCTCGATCTTCGTCATCACCATCGTGATGGGCGACTTCATCACCATCGGCGTGATGGGCGGCCAGCAGATCGCGGCAGCCGGCAAGATCATCGAGACGCGGCTGAACGCACTGCAATTCCCGGCGGCCGCGGCGAACGCCGTGATCCTGCTCGCCATCACTTTCCTGATCATCACCATGATGTCGCGCATCGTCGACATCAGGAAGGAGCTCTAG